One genomic window of Providencia hangzhouensis includes the following:
- a CDS encoding terminase large subunit domain-containing protein, translated as MAKYTDAKIQVAKSLYLRRYTPAEIAEELSLPNRRIVYYWAEKWNWADMLSHESVIEAINRRIVLLSERTKKTELELDELDRLIASHVKLMAQANKHAEKMAALKSQSADMQGGADYAMNEDGEPKKKKRYRKNDISSLTPEDFQRFADEMLFGYQKHLRINITQAVRNILKSRQIGATWYFSFEAFENACLTGDPQIFLSASKPQAEVFRSYIVNIAEQFFGVSLKGNPIRLSNGAELRFLSTNKNTAQSYSGHLYCDEYFWVPDFKRLNDVASAMATHDRWRITYFSTPSSKTHPAYPFWMGDEWRGNDPKRKNVEFPSEKEMRDGGRECPDGQWRYIITLEDAIKGGFNLASIDKLRQRYNPDTFNMLYMCVFIDSGKSVFKYDTLMKCGVDVNLWEDHKPDDPRPFGNREVWGGYDPARSGDTSTFVIVAPPMMAPEVFRVLATFYWQGFSWRHQAKLIEDLTKKYRFTHIGIDTTGIGQSVYEMVQDFAPRITQPILYSLQMKTQLVMKMIDIVDEERIEWDMDQKEIPASFLCIRHTTTGKGGAMTFVADRTQETGHADVFWATSHAVIKEPLNTDKKRKSKYILPKAA; from the coding sequence ATGGCTAAATACACGGATGCAAAAATACAGGTCGCAAAATCGTTATATTTGCGACGCTATACTCCAGCGGAAATCGCGGAGGAATTGAGCCTGCCTAATCGTCGGATTGTTTACTATTGGGCAGAAAAATGGAATTGGGCAGATATGCTCAGTCATGAGAGTGTGATTGAAGCAATTAACCGTCGCATTGTTTTATTGAGCGAGCGAACTAAAAAAACGGAGCTTGAATTAGATGAGTTAGACCGCTTGATTGCTAGCCACGTTAAATTAATGGCGCAAGCGAATAAACACGCTGAAAAAATGGCAGCGTTAAAATCGCAATCAGCGGATATGCAAGGCGGTGCTGATTATGCAATGAATGAAGATGGCGAACCGAAGAAAAAGAAACGCTATCGTAAAAATGACATTTCTAGCCTGACGCCAGAAGATTTCCAACGCTTTGCTGATGAAATGCTGTTTGGTTATCAAAAGCATTTGCGCATTAATATCACGCAGGCAGTGCGCAATATATTAAAAAGCCGTCAAATCGGGGCAACGTGGTACTTCTCCTTTGAAGCCTTTGAGAATGCCTGCTTGACGGGTGACCCACAGATATTTTTATCTGCGTCAAAACCCCAAGCGGAAGTATTCCGGTCATATATTGTGAATATTGCGGAGCAATTCTTTGGTGTATCGCTAAAGGGTAATCCCATCCGTTTAAGCAATGGCGCAGAGCTGCGCTTCTTATCCACCAATAAAAACACGGCTCAATCTTATAGTGGTCATTTATATTGTGACGAATATTTTTGGGTTCCTGATTTTAAACGCTTAAATGATGTTGCATCAGCAATGGCAACACATGACCGCTGGCGTATCACCTATTTTTCCACGCCTAGCTCTAAAACACATCCAGCTTATCCATTTTGGATGGGGGATGAATGGCGCGGCAATGACCCTAAACGTAAGAACGTCGAGTTTCCAAGTGAGAAAGAAATGCGTGACGGGGGGCGTGAGTGCCCCGATGGGCAATGGCGCTATATCATTACCCTTGAAGATGCGATAAAAGGCGGCTTTAACTTAGCGTCTATCGATAAATTACGACAACGATATAACCCTGACACATTCAACATGTTGTATATGTGCGTATTTATTGATAGTGGTAAGTCTGTCTTTAAATATGACACCTTAATGAAATGCGGTGTTGATGTGAATTTATGGGAAGACCATAAACCCGACGACCCGCGCCCATTTGGCAATCGCGAAGTGTGGGGCGGGTATGACCCTGCACGCTCTGGCGACACGTCAACATTTGTTATCGTTGCACCACCCATGATGGCACCCGAAGTATTTCGGGTATTGGCAACATTTTATTGGCAAGGGTTTAGCTGGCGACATCAAGCAAAATTGATTGAAGACTTAACCAAGAAATATCGTTTCACACATATTGGCATTGATACCACAGGGATAGGTCAATCCGTATATGAAATGGTGCAAGATTTTGCGCCACGTATCACACAGCCCATTCTTTATAGTCTGCAAATGAAAACGCAACTTGTGATGAAAATGATAGATATTGTCGACGAAGAACGCATTGAATGGGATATGGATCAGAAAGAAATCCCCGCGTCATTTTTATGCATCCGTCACACAACTACAGGTAAAGGTGGCGCAATGACATTCGTCGCAGATAGAACACAAGAAACAGGCCACGCGGATGTTTTCTGGGCAACGTCTCACGCAGTAATTAAAGAGCCGCTTAACACGGATAAAAAGCGCAAATCTAAATATATATTACCAAAGGCTGCATAA
- a CDS encoding GPO family capsid scaffolding protein: MSQLRTTWLCIATEGDTVDGRIIERQHLIEAAELYDYTLWAALIWPEHNHEVDPVGEVLEVMLDEDNNGNLQLLAIIRPFVSLLLANTEDKWLFTSIELTPDGNFRGTGKHYLEGLAVTNSPASVGTTRLHFSRNKSKDGTMSDKKNWRKKYNIADPAPTPEPTPEPTPNPDLQELAEALAAAEDKIVELEAKLNETSQEVTEVQEDIEVVKEVVDTNEFKQLRDSLPDLVKNFSKLDKVVTKKPNPNPNGDKNARFNFL, from the coding sequence ATGTCGCAATTGAGAACAACATGGTTATGTATCGCGACTGAGGGTGACACTGTTGATGGTCGTATTATCGAACGCCAACATTTAATTGAAGCCGCTGAACTTTATGATTACACGCTATGGGCAGCGTTGATTTGGCCTGAGCATAACCACGAAGTTGATCCAGTGGGTGAAGTCCTTGAAGTCATGCTTGATGAAGATAATAACGGAAACTTGCAACTTTTAGCGATTATCCGCCCATTTGTCAGTTTGCTATTAGCAAATACAGAAGATAAGTGGCTATTTACCTCGATTGAATTAACGCCAGATGGAAATTTTCGCGGTACGGGAAAACACTATTTAGAAGGTCTGGCTGTTACTAATAGCCCGGCAAGCGTAGGAACAACTCGGCTACACTTTAGCCGCAACAAATCTAAGGATGGAACCATGTCAGACAAAAAAAACTGGCGCAAAAAATATAATATCGCAGACCCTGCACCAACACCGGAACCAACACCGGAGCCAACACCTAACCCCGACCTTCAAGAGTTAGCCGAAGCGCTGGCAGCTGCAGAAGATAAAATTGTAGAGCTGGAAGCGAAGTTAAATGAAACGTCGCAGGAAGTGACTGAAGTTCAAGAAGATATCGAAGTAGTAAAAGAAGTCGTCGATACAAATGAATTTAAACAGTTGCGTGATAGTTTGCCGGATTTAGTTAAAAATTTCAGCAAACTAGATAAGGTTGTGACTAAAAAACCAAATCCAAATCCTAACGGGGATAAAAACGCTCGTTTTAATTTTCTGTAA